From the Neoarius graeffei isolate fNeoGra1 chromosome 1, fNeoGra1.pri, whole genome shotgun sequence genome, one window contains:
- the pop7 gene encoding ribonuclease P protein subunit p20, with protein MAEPRSQVSASMSQKSLGFSASEGPATEMDPVEYTLRKRLPRKLPKRRNDVYINMKTDFKAQLARCQKLLDGGAGHKEICIHGLGLAINRAINIALQLQAFSQGALQLAANTSTVELIDDLEPEDPDEAGEPLTRTRNNSAIHIKVFYPNA; from the coding sequence ATGGCAGAGCCTCGGAGTCAGGTCTCGGCTTCTATGTCCCAGAAGTCCCTGGGATTTTCAGCCTCGGAGGGGCCAGCAACAGAGATGGATCCAGTGGAGTATACCCTCCGCAAGCGGCTGCCCAGGAAACTACCAAAGCGGCGCAATGATGTTTACATCAATATGAAGACCGATTTCAAAGCACAGCTGGCCAGGTGTCAGAAGCTGCTGGATGGTGGTGCAGGTCATAAGGAGATCTGCattcatggcctcggacttgctaTCAATCGGGCCATTAACATTGCTCTTCAGTTGCAGGCATTCAGTCAGGGGGCACTTCAACTCGCTGCCAACACCTCCACTGTAGAGCTTATAGATGATCTGGAACCTGAGGATCCAGATGAAGCTGGGGAGCCACTAACACGCACACGCAACAACTCTGCCATCCACATCAAAGTGTTCTACCCCAATGCTTAA